One window of Patescibacteria group bacterium genomic DNA carries:
- a CDS encoding HIT family protein, whose translation MPQSVFTKIKNKEVPGVILYDDGKCFVILSNMPHAPGHLLVIPVEEMDSWQDLDTKSFLHLMEVAQYFGRATKEIYSPPKVSLVAIGFEVPHVHIHIFSLFGVSGADHTKASAANMEELSKEALKFEKYLKKTKGKVL comes from the coding sequence ATGCCCCAATCAGTATTCACTAAAATTAAGAACAAAGAGGTGCCTGGCGTGATCCTTTATGACGACGGTAAATGCTTTGTGATTCTTTCGAATATGCCCCATGCCCCAGGTCACTTATTGGTAATACCGGTCGAGGAGATGGATAGTTGGCAGGACCTTGATACCAAAAGTTTCTTGCACTTAATGGAAGTCGCTCAATACTTCGGCAGGGCCACCAAAGAGATCTATAGCCCACCGAAAGTTAGTTTGGTGGCCATTGGTTTTGAGGTCCCCCATGTGCATATTCACATATTTTCCTTATTTGGGGTGTCTGGTGCTGATCATACTAAGGCCAGCGCCGCTAATATGGAAGAACTTAGCAAAGAAGCCCTAAAGTTCGAAAAATATCTAAAGAAGACCAAAGGTAAGGTCTTATGA
- a CDS encoding MBL fold metallo-hydrolase, translating to MDITFSNNNTIKISGKSSSIIINPTSAVKADLLLFTDPSASRLEQKSFYGPGEYEVLGAMVDGIEIDKGNTAYSVVSDDIHITYIVDLLAPLSNTQLESMDGVDILIIAVKDDKADLLNKVISQVEPSVLIPIMIDESEIAKIKAEFGKDIEPMERYKITKKDLPLETQELVLLK from the coding sequence ATGGACATTACATTCTCTAACAATAATACGATAAAAATATCTGGCAAAAGCTCTAGTATTATAATAAATCCAACATCGGCAGTAAAAGCTGATCTTCTTCTTTTCACCGACCCTTCTGCAAGCAGGCTAGAGCAGAAGTCCTTTTATGGACCGGGTGAGTATGAGGTTCTGGGGGCTATGGTCGATGGGATCGAGATCGACAAGGGCAACACTGCTTATAGTGTGGTGTCAGACGACATTCACATCACCTATATAGTAGATCTATTGGCTCCACTTAGTAACACCCAGCTGGAGAGTATGGACGGCGTAGATATCTTAATTATCGCCGTCAAGGACGACAAAGCCGATTTATTAAATAAGGTTATTAGCCAGGTGGAGCCAAGCGTATTGATCCCAATTATGATCGATGAATCGGAGATAGCTAAGATTAAGGCAGAATTTGGTAAGGATATTGAACCAATGGAGCGCTACAAAATCACCAAAAAGGATCTACCTTTAGAGACCCAAGAGCTAGTATTGCTCAAATAG
- a CDS encoding undecaprenyl-diphosphate phosphatase: MMAVLVVVTLAILQGLTEFLPISSSGHLFLLPWAFNLPNPGLSFDAAIHIGTALALLIFFWKDFYNLVKKRDKLIIYILVASIPAAIVGFLGDKYIEKYLYQSSTAPLVIGIGLIFYGIVMYVIDRNAKLKDDISSVGGKKALIIGFAQVLALIPGTSRSGITISAGEFLGLNRESAARFSFLLATPISMGAGLYKFGQIVSQPSGGVSIWLTVLGIVVAFFTGLVVIKWLLEYLKSHSLLVFVLYRFALGSAVIALWLVKG, from the coding sequence ATGATGGCCGTATTGGTGGTTGTAACACTAGCTATACTCCAGGGCCTTACAGAGTTCTTGCCGATATCGAGCTCTGGTCACTTGTTCCTGCTCCCCTGGGCCTTTAACCTGCCTAATCCAGGGCTATCCTTTGACGCCGCGATACATATCGGCACAGCCCTAGCACTACTGATATTTTTCTGGAAAGATTTCTATAATCTTGTCAAAAAGCGAGATAAGCTAATAATTTATATATTAGTTGCCTCTATCCCAGCAGCGATAGTTGGGTTTCTGGGAGATAAATACATCGAGAAGTACTTATATCAGTCTAGTACGGCGCCGCTTGTTATCGGAATTGGACTAATTTTTTATGGAATAGTTATGTATGTTATCGATCGAAATGCAAAACTGAAGGACGACATAAGCAGTGTCGGCGGTAAAAAGGCCTTAATTATTGGCTTTGCCCAAGTTCTGGCACTTATCCCCGGAACATCGCGTTCTGGTATTACAATATCTGCAGGTGAGTTCCTTGGTCTGAACCGCGAGTCAGCTGCTCGATTTAGCTTTCTATTGGCGACTCCGATATCTATGGGAGCGGGGCTATACAAATTCGGCCAGATTGTGTCTCAGCCCAGTGGCGGAGTTTCGATATGGCTGACGGTTTTAGGTATCGTAGTGGCTTTCTTTACTGGCCTGGTAGTAATTAAGTGGCTACTGGAATACCTCAAAAGCCATTCTCTCTTGGTCTTCGTTTTATACCGTTTCGCTTTAGGATCCGCAGTGATAGCTCTATGGCTGGTAAAGGGTTAA
- a CDS encoding site-2 protease family protein: MEMLITIVFYVIILVIVLTVHEFSHAWASHMLGDVTAKREGRLTLNPASHIDPFMTLLLPLGLILLGSPVVFGAAKPVPFNPYAVRYGKWGAALVAFAGPASNLLMALVVGLYLRFVAIGGLGGEFLIQFVLVNVAFFVFNMIPFPPLDGSRLLYAVAPPGLQDIMDRIEQFGLVAVFAMVFILFQITGPAFSNIIFLIASFILGKPVY; encoded by the coding sequence ATGGAAATGTTAATTACTATAGTATTTTATGTAATAATTTTGGTGATAGTGCTGACTGTGCACGAATTCAGCCATGCTTGGGCCAGCCACATGCTCGGTGATGTTACAGCCAAAAGAGAAGGTCGTTTGACCCTAAACCCAGCCTCCCACATAGATCCGTTCATGACACTACTATTGCCCCTAGGTCTGATACTACTTGGCAGCCCTGTGGTGTTTGGAGCAGCTAAGCCAGTACCTTTTAACCCATATGCGGTACGGTACGGTAAGTGGGGTGCAGCCTTAGTCGCTTTTGCTGGCCCGGCTAGCAATCTATTAATGGCCTTAGTTGTGGGGCTTTATCTGAGGTTTGTAGCTATTGGTGGCCTCGGTGGGGAATTCTTAATTCAGTTTGTACTCGTAAATGTGGCGTTTTTTGTCTTTAATATGATTCCTTTTCCACCTCTAGACGGCAGCAGATTGCTTTATGCAGTGGCACCCCCTGGCCTACAGGATATCATGGACCGAATAGAGCAGTTTGGCTTAGTAGCTGTATTTGCGATGGTCTTTATACTATTCCAGATCACCGGCCCGGCTTTTAGTAATATTATATTCCTTATAGCTTCGTTTATTCTGGGTAAACCAGTCTACTAG
- a CDS encoding glycosyltransferase, whose product MEYKKSLSGLKVAIVHDWMVGLGGAERVVGSMLKLLPQADIYTSVYSPDKLQLFAGHKINTTFLQNWPLSRSKHQLFSALRPLAFESLDLSNYDLVLSSSSAESKGVITPTSTLHISYIHTPTRYYWSGYSDYLAEPGFGVLNPIVRLLMPSLVRRLRKWDFAAAQRPDYLVANSNVVSARISEYYNRPSQTIRPPVDTDRFRNDRENQQGDYLLVVSRLVPYKRVDLAVKACNKLGLKLIVAGRGPELSRLKKLAGSTVSFVESPSDSQITKLYLGARGFIFSAEEDFGITPVEAMSAGLPVICFGEAGATETVIDGATGVYHANQTVASLVEAIGKFEATKFDRGTIVKRAKMFSESRFLDELGGYIADKISKKP is encoded by the coding sequence ATGGAGTATAAAAAAAGTCTTTCAGGCCTGAAGGTAGCTATAGTACACGACTGGATGGTGGGCTTAGGTGGCGCCGAAAGAGTTGTAGGAAGTATGCTGAAGCTATTGCCACAGGCCGACATCTATACTAGCGTGTACTCACCAGATAAGCTGCAGTTATTTGCTGGCCACAAGATCAATACGACATTTCTGCAGAATTGGCCTTTGTCACGGAGCAAACATCAGCTATTCTCAGCCCTTAGGCCTCTCGCATTCGAGAGTTTAGATTTAAGCAATTACGACCTAGTCTTATCTAGCTCAAGCGCAGAATCTAAAGGAGTGATCACCCCCACCTCGACACTCCATATAAGCTATATTCATACCCCTACAAGGTACTATTGGAGCGGGTATAGTGATTATTTGGCAGAGCCGGGCTTTGGAGTGTTAAATCCGATAGTAAGGTTACTCATGCCTAGTTTAGTTCGCCGACTCCGTAAATGGGACTTTGCCGCCGCGCAGAGGCCTGATTATTTGGTGGCAAATTCTAATGTTGTCTCGGCCAGGATTAGTGAGTATTATAATCGCCCAAGCCAAACGATCAGGCCTCCTGTAGACACAGATCGCTTCAGGAACGACAGGGAGAATCAGCAAGGGGATTATCTATTGGTTGTATCCAGGCTAGTGCCCTATAAGAGGGTTGATTTGGCCGTCAAGGCCTGTAATAAATTAGGCTTAAAGCTAATTGTAGCTGGCCGAGGGCCAGAGCTCTCTAGGCTTAAAAAGCTTGCTGGTAGTACGGTTAGCTTTGTGGAGAGCCCGTCTGATAGCCAGATAACCAAGCTGTATTTAGGTGCCCGTGGCTTCATATTCTCTGCTGAAGAAGACTTCGGGATTACTCCTGTCGAGGCGATGTCAGCTGGACTACCGGTGATTTGCTTTGGCGAGGCTGGCGCCACAGAGACGGTCATTGATGGGGCTACTGGGGTTTATCATGCCAATCAGACCGTCGCTAGCCTTGTCGAGGCGATAGGTAAATTCGAAGCTACCAAGTTTGATCGCGGCACGATAGTTAAAAGAGCAAAGATGTTCTCAGAGAGCAGGTTTTTAGACGAGTTAGGAGGATACATTGCCGATAAGATCTCAAAAAAACCATAG
- a CDS encoding ribonuclease HI family protein, whose product MRLIVYCDGGSRGNPGPSALGVVIKTSKGEIIEEIGEYLGVQTNNFAEYSAVVRALERLNEMKVLEADFFLDSELIVRQLNGIYKVKNANIKPLNSRVVELCSGMDTTFTHVYRQDNKQADAVVNDVLDSIK is encoded by the coding sequence ATGCGCTTAATAGTATACTGCGATGGCGGTTCAAGAGGTAATCCTGGCCCATCGGCTCTAGGTGTTGTCATAAAAACATCAAAGGGTGAAATAATCGAAGAGATAGGTGAGTATCTGGGTGTACAGACCAATAATTTTGCCGAATATAGTGCAGTAGTAAGAGCCCTTGAGAGGCTAAATGAGATGAAGGTCTTGGAGGCTGATTTTTTCTTGGATAGCGAGCTAATAGTTAGGCAATTAAATGGTATCTATAAGGTCAAGAATGCCAATATAAAACCCCTCAACAGTAGGGTTGTTGAGTTATGTAGTGGCATGGATACCACTTTTACTCATGTTTACCGCCAAGATAACAAGCAAGCTGATGCCGTCGTTAATGATGTTTTAGATAGTATTAAATAG
- a CDS encoding ATP-dependent Clp protease ATP-binding subunit, with translation MRPVSYSNSIRVSKARLASHLKDGFTKSILLFSWLLIALGVTLYITSPVKPAILLASLGIVGLIFSVWARWDLGSVRAVYNPDSSEILIDDVATEDIVFLVNDKQSPRQVLSAISSNWQVAFILTRYQVDIALLASSVSNDPGQSQALWNRAFMIAGQVPIKEISSGVLLVAMFIENPIMKDWLLKNGMDVQDVIGGLMWEESLWKRIISPKAQNNYGGIGRDWSSGYTPILDHYGQNISIAIMDGKQDFSSVHRGNVIEQILTNLAKADRNNIAMVGEVGVGKTALVYALAEKLIDGEDVPDQLKYKQIFQMDSGTVTASVSKNLSLELIFKEIISNVSRAGNIMIYLDEAQLFFGTGSGSVDISSILLPAIKATGISLIASFSLDDWSRLSSSNPNLASLFARVDVEPSDREQTIGILQDISIQLEAKNKATVTFKALQSAYDLSERYLRNKAMPARAIDLLSDSMSYASGGLVTAESVARATEIITNTKVSQASEAEKTQLLNLEDLIHERMINQSQAVKVVSDALRRSRAGVRNTNRPVGSFLFLGPTGVGKTELTKALAAVYYGSEASMNRLDMSEYQNKSDIKRLLESAGKTSSGSSFLQKINQNPFSVVLLDEIEKAHPDILNLLLQMLDEGMLTDTAGHKISFKEAIIICTSNAGANDIRAQISAGKKLEEFEEELTDKLIDQNVFRPELINRFDEIVLFRPLNKEELLQVAKLIIKGVNKQLEAKKVTVVLTDPAMLTLVDLGYDPRLGARPMRRVISRLVENKVAQKLLSGELSPGSTLTLDVGDLEVVV, from the coding sequence ATGAGGCCAGTATCCTACTCGAATTCTATAAGAGTTTCAAAGGCCAGATTGGCGAGCCATCTTAAGGATGGGTTCACTAAGTCCATTTTGCTGTTTTCGTGGCTACTTATCGCCCTGGGGGTAACCCTATACATCACCTCTCCGGTGAAACCAGCCATACTGCTAGCTAGCTTGGGTATTGTAGGTCTAATATTCTCGGTATGGGCAAGATGGGATTTGGGATCGGTAAGGGCAGTCTATAACCCTGATTCGTCAGAAATACTAATTGATGATGTTGCGACCGAGGACATCGTATTCCTCGTAAACGATAAACAAAGCCCAAGGCAGGTATTATCGGCAATATCTAGTAATTGGCAGGTAGCATTTATACTCACTAGGTATCAGGTAGATATAGCTTTATTGGCAAGTTCGGTGTCTAATGACCCAGGCCAGTCCCAGGCTCTATGGAATCGGGCCTTTATGATTGCTGGCCAGGTTCCTATAAAAGAGATATCCTCCGGGGTTTTATTAGTAGCGATGTTTATTGAAAATCCAATAATGAAAGATTGGCTGCTAAAAAATGGTATGGATGTTCAGGATGTAATTGGCGGTTTAATGTGGGAGGAATCATTATGGAAGAGGATAATCAGCCCAAAGGCTCAAAATAACTACGGCGGTATTGGGCGCGACTGGTCATCTGGGTATACGCCAATATTGGACCATTATGGCCAGAATATTAGTATTGCAATAATGGATGGCAAGCAGGACTTCTCGAGTGTTCACAGAGGCAATGTGATAGAGCAAATACTCACCAACTTGGCCAAGGCCGATAGGAACAACATTGCCATGGTGGGTGAGGTCGGAGTCGGCAAGACCGCTCTGGTGTATGCCTTAGCAGAAAAGCTGATAGACGGCGAAGATGTACCTGACCAACTCAAGTATAAGCAAATTTTCCAAATGGATTCAGGTACCGTGACAGCTTCCGTAAGTAAGAATTTGAGCCTAGAGCTGATATTTAAGGAAATAATAAGCAATGTATCTAGGGCTGGGAATATAATGATTTATCTAGATGAAGCCCAGTTATTTTTCGGTACGGGGTCTGGCTCAGTAGATATATCAAGCATACTACTACCCGCCATAAAGGCTACGGGAATCAGTTTAATAGCTAGCTTTTCGCTGGACGACTGGAGTCGACTTAGCTCATCCAACCCCAACCTAGCTAGTTTGTTTGCCAGGGTAGATGTCGAGCCTTCTGATAGAGAGCAAACTATCGGCATACTTCAGGATATTTCAATCCAGCTCGAAGCCAAGAATAAGGCCACTGTGACCTTTAAGGCTTTGCAGTCGGCCTATGATCTTTCAGAGCGTTACTTGCGCAATAAGGCTATGCCGGCAAGGGCGATAGATTTGCTTAGTGATAGCATGAGCTATGCTTCTGGGGGGCTGGTTACCGCAGAGTCAGTTGCCCGAGCTACCGAAATAATCACTAATACCAAGGTCAGCCAGGCATCGGAAGCCGAAAAAACACAACTATTGAATCTGGAAGATTTAATCCATGAAAGAATGATTAATCAGAGTCAGGCTGTCAAGGTGGTATCTGACGCCTTAAGAAGGTCTAGGGCCGGTGTCCGAAACACTAATCGGCCAGTCGGTAGCTTTTTGTTCCTGGGCCCCACCGGAGTGGGTAAGACAGAACTTACTAAGGCCCTAGCAGCTGTGTACTACGGTAGTGAAGCCAGCATGAACAGACTAGATATGAGTGAGTACCAAAACAAAAGTGATATTAAGCGCTTGCTTGAATCAGCCGGCAAGACATCTAGCGGTAGTAGCTTTTTACAAAAGATCAATCAGAACCCATTTAGCGTCGTTTTGCTAGATGAAATTGAAAAGGCTCATCCAGATATCCTTAATCTTCTCCTTCAAATGCTTGACGAGGGTATGCTCACAGACACTGCTGGCCACAAGATAAGCTTTAAGGAAGCGATAATTATATGTACATCAAATGCTGGAGCTAACGATATCAGGGCTCAGATATCAGCTGGTAAAAAGCTCGAGGAATTTGAGGAAGAGCTGACAGATAAATTAATTGATCAAAATGTATTTAGGCCAGAATTAATCAATCGTTTCGATGAGATAGTGCTATTTAGGCCGCTTAATAAGGAGGAACTTTTGCAGGTGGCGAAATTGATTATTAAAGGAGTAAATAAGCAGCTGGAAGCCAAAAAAGTGACAGTAGTGTTAACCGACCCAGCCATGCTTACGCTAGTAGATCTCGGATATGACCCTCGTTTAGGAGCAAGGCCAATGCGTAGAGTGATATCTAGGTTGGTTGAAAACAAGGTGGCTCAAAAGCTTTTGAGTGGTGAACTCTCGCCTGGTTCGACCCTTACACTTGATGTAGGTGACCTAGAAGTTGTAGTATAG
- the rpmB gene encoding 50S ribosomal protein L28, protein MSYRCDLTGKGKQFGNHVSHSQRHVKRTWKPNLQPKTLIIDGKKVKLRLAASTIRTLNKYQKQIDAKELENANK, encoded by the coding sequence ATGTCATACAGATGCGATCTAACAGGAAAAGGTAAGCAATTCGGCAACCATGTGAGCCACTCACAGCGGCATGTTAAGCGTACCTGGAAACCAAACTTACAGCCTAAAACCCTTATAATCGATGGCAAGAAGGTAAAACTTCGCCTAGCTGCCAGTACTATTCGAACTCTCAACAAGTACCAGAAGCAGATAGATGCAAAAGAACTAGAAAACGCTAATAAATAA
- a CDS encoding sugar transferase, which translates to MRKRSELLISLIQIPVDYIMLVVSFTLAYFLRQGSGKPFSGIISGYAYLDLVMLFLPIWLIIFAGAGLYRIRSDRGNWVDIGKIFVACAAGVMVLIVIDFLSPSPIFPAKIVPIYGFVLSVVLVSLGRLIMTLIQRTLALRGIGVYRVLFIGSGRNAVELKSTLKQFKRRYQVVSSISSLSEVSTSKLSNIISLKHVDIIMVADPSTNEENLLEILAFCQQNHIGYQFSPTISGLYTSNILSTQIGSIPILELRPTPLEGWGRILKRLFDLIVTLIIIIPVLPVLALLYLIIKATDPGPAIYSHECFGRTGNKINVYKLRTMKAEFSIGPKFAGRTIQEVLKLLPKDKADEYRATAKIKDDPRVGRFGRFLRRTSLDELPQLFNVLKGDLSLVGPRPLPESELGLLGGKQNLARIVAIRPGITGLWQVSGRNDLEYYERVKLNLYYIDNWSLWLDIKIIFKTIWQAVIGSNGV; encoded by the coding sequence ATGAGAAAACGCAGTGAATTATTGATATCATTAATTCAGATACCAGTTGACTACATTATGCTGGTAGTTAGCTTTACTTTGGCTTACTTCTTGAGGCAGGGTAGCGGCAAGCCATTCTCGGGGATTATTAGTGGTTATGCATATTTAGACCTAGTGATGTTGTTTTTACCCATATGGCTAATTATATTCGCCGGCGCAGGGCTTTACAGGATACGCTCAGATCGAGGCAATTGGGTGGATATAGGTAAGATATTCGTGGCTTGTGCTGCAGGCGTTATGGTACTTATTGTAATCGACTTTCTAAGCCCCTCTCCCATATTCCCAGCTAAAATCGTACCAATCTATGGCTTCGTGCTCTCTGTAGTTCTAGTGAGCTTAGGAAGGCTCATAATGACTTTGATTCAACGGACCCTGGCGCTGCGAGGGATCGGAGTATACAGAGTTCTTTTTATAGGTAGTGGAAGAAATGCAGTAGAGTTAAAATCCACACTGAAGCAGTTTAAGAGGCGATATCAGGTAGTATCTAGTATTTCATCATTATCAGAGGTCAGTACCTCGAAACTTTCAAATATTATCAGCCTTAAGCATGTAGATATTATCATGGTGGCTGATCCCTCGACCAACGAAGAAAACCTATTAGAAATTCTGGCTTTTTGTCAGCAAAATCACATCGGCTATCAGTTTTCACCAACGATATCAGGGCTTTACACCTCCAATATCCTCTCCACCCAGATTGGTTCGATCCCAATCCTTGAGCTTAGGCCCACACCCTTGGAGGGATGGGGCAGGATTCTAAAAAGATTATTCGATTTAATTGTCACTTTGATAATTATAATTCCAGTTCTACCGGTATTGGCCTTGCTTTATCTGATTATAAAGGCCACTGACCCTGGTCCAGCAATTTATTCCCACGAATGTTTTGGCAGAACTGGCAACAAGATTAATGTATACAAATTGAGGACAATGAAGGCAGAATTCAGTATTGGGCCAAAATTTGCTGGGCGTACCATTCAGGAGGTATTGAAGCTTTTACCCAAGGACAAGGCCGATGAATATAGGGCCACAGCCAAAATTAAAGACGATCCAAGGGTTGGCCGATTCGGCCGGTTCTTGCGCCGAACTAGCCTTGATGAACTCCCGCAACTTTTTAATGTTCTCAAGGGGGATCTAAGCCTAGTAGGCCCTAGGCCTTTACCCGAATCTGAGCTGGGTTTGCTGGGGGGCAAGCAAAATCTGGCTAGAATTGTAGCCATAAGGCCAGGTATTACCGGCCTCTGGCAAGTCTCTGGTAGAAATGATCTTGAATATTATGAACGAGTAAAACTGAATTTATATTACATTGATAACTGGTCTTTGTGGCTAGATATCAAGATAATATTCAAGACGATTTGGCAGGCGGTAATAGGCAGTAATGGAGTATAA